From a single Brassica rapa cultivar Chiifu-401-42 chromosome A01, CAAS_Brap_v3.01, whole genome shotgun sequence genomic region:
- the LOC103871091 gene encoding ribonuclease TUDOR 1 isoform X3 codes for MRRKLMQRDVERLKLKPWIESVRSWINVGVEATILEQAERYATNQKLKIWENYVKGQELSNGSTALETKQKRDLYVLGGGRFYVQSVGDQKLASIQNHFASMCVKHDPIIASFNSKRDCECTTRSC; via the exons ATGAGACGCAAACTCATGCAGAGAGATGTCGAG AGATTGAAGTTGAAACCGTGGATTGAATCGGTACGTTCTTGGATCAATGTGGGAGTTGAAGCAACTATTCTTGAACAGGCAGAGAGATATGCTACAAACCAGAAACTGAAG ATTTGGGAGAATTATGTTAAAGGACAAGAACTATCAAATGGAAGTACAGCCttagaaaccaaacaaaaaagagaCCTCT ATGTACTTGGCGGTGGTCGATTCTATGTTCAGTCGGTTGGAGACCAGAAACTAGCTTCGATTCAGAACCATTTTGCATCCATGTGTGTTAAACATGATCCCATCATCGCATCCTTCAACTCTAAGAGAG ATTGTGAGTGCACCACGAGGAGCTGTTGA
- the LOC103871091 gene encoding ribonuclease TUDOR 1 isoform X1 — translation MRRKLMQRDVERLKLKPWIESVRSWINVGVEATILEQAERYATNQKLKIWENYVKGQELSNGSTALETKQKRDLYVLGGGRFYVQSVGDQKLASIQNHFASMCVKHDPIIASFNSKRGDIVLAQFLLDYFWNRAMIVSAPRGAVEMINLKCSTSIMETMK, via the exons ATGAGACGCAAACTCATGCAGAGAGATGTCGAG AGATTGAAGTTGAAACCGTGGATTGAATCGGTACGTTCTTGGATCAATGTGGGAGTTGAAGCAACTATTCTTGAACAGGCAGAGAGATATGCTACAAACCAGAAACTGAAG ATTTGGGAGAATTATGTTAAAGGACAAGAACTATCAAATGGAAGTACAGCCttagaaaccaaacaaaaaagagaCCTCT ATGTACTTGGCGGTGGTCGATTCTATGTTCAGTCGGTTGGAGACCAGAAACTAGCTTCGATTCAGAACCATTTTGCATCCATGTGTGTTAAACATGATCCCATCATCGCATCCTTCAACTCTAAGAGAGGTGATATCGTTCTTGCACAGTTTCTCCTTGACTACTTCTGGAACCGTGCAATG ATTGTGAGTGCACCACGAGGAGCTGTTGAGATGATAAATTTGAAGTGTTCTACATCGATTATGGAAACCATGAAGTAG
- the LOC103871091 gene encoding ribonuclease TUDOR 1 isoform X2 — MRRKLMQRDVEVRSWINVGVEATILEQAERYATNQKLKIWENYVKGQELSNGSTALETKQKRDLYVLGGGRFYVQSVGDQKLASIQNHFASMCVKHDPIIASFNSKRGDIVLAQFLLDYFWNRAMIVSAPRGAVEMINLKCSTSIMETMK; from the exons ATGAGACGCAAACTCATGCAGAGAGATGTCGA GGTACGTTCTTGGATCAATGTGGGAGTTGAAGCAACTATTCTTGAACAGGCAGAGAGATATGCTACAAACCAGAAACTGAAG ATTTGGGAGAATTATGTTAAAGGACAAGAACTATCAAATGGAAGTACAGCCttagaaaccaaacaaaaaagagaCCTCT ATGTACTTGGCGGTGGTCGATTCTATGTTCAGTCGGTTGGAGACCAGAAACTAGCTTCGATTCAGAACCATTTTGCATCCATGTGTGTTAAACATGATCCCATCATCGCATCCTTCAACTCTAAGAGAGGTGATATCGTTCTTGCACAGTTTCTCCTTGACTACTTCTGGAACCGTGCAATG ATTGTGAGTGCACCACGAGGAGCTGTTGAGATGATAAATTTGAAGTGTTCTACATCGATTATGGAAACCATGAAGTAG